One part of the Sporocytophaga myxococcoides DSM 11118 genome encodes these proteins:
- a CDS encoding NAD(P)/FAD-dependent oxidoreductase — MIYDYIIIGQGIAGSVLGYTLIKKGLKILIVDGGGNNSSKVAAGIFNPVTGKRMVKTWKAELLFPFLNEFYLKMEKDLDAKFFYPLPIFRPFSSIEEQNHWISHSDEAYNKFLRVVTSSDDFPINKNKHFGGLSLFKGGYVDTVTLLSSAFKYFDERESIISERFNCSDLVFENEGVTWGNYKARKVIFAEGYLNQFNPYFNWIPYIPVKGEVLTVKSQFPLKQIISKGVFVVPLHNGNLKAGSTYDWKDLTDEVTQKAREEIEHKLKDLVSFDFEYVRQEAGIRPSTSDRRPILGLHPKYPELTIFNGLGTKGISLAPYFAEQLFSFLEENKPLDNEVNISRFESFFYRH; from the coding sequence ATGATTTATGATTACATTATAATAGGACAAGGCATTGCTGGCTCAGTACTGGGATATACATTAATAAAAAAAGGTCTTAAAATACTCATAGTTGATGGAGGGGGTAATAACTCCTCAAAAGTTGCTGCAGGAATTTTTAATCCGGTTACAGGAAAGAGGATGGTTAAGACGTGGAAAGCCGAATTGTTATTCCCTTTTTTGAATGAATTTTACCTTAAAATGGAGAAAGATCTGGATGCAAAGTTTTTTTATCCATTACCTATTTTCAGACCGTTTAGCTCTATTGAAGAACAAAATCACTGGATCAGCCATTCTGATGAGGCCTATAATAAATTTTTAAGGGTGGTTACCTCATCAGATGATTTTCCTATTAATAAAAACAAACATTTTGGCGGTCTAAGTCTTTTTAAAGGAGGTTATGTAGATACAGTAACATTGCTTTCTTCAGCATTTAAGTATTTTGATGAAAGAGAAAGCATTATCAGTGAAAGGTTCAATTGTTCTGACCTTGTATTTGAAAATGAAGGTGTAACCTGGGGCAATTATAAGGCAAGAAAAGTTATTTTCGCTGAAGGATATCTGAATCAATTTAACCCATATTTTAATTGGATTCCATATATACCTGTAAAAGGGGAAGTTTTAACAGTAAAATCTCAATTCCCTTTAAAGCAGATTATAAGCAAAGGCGTATTTGTTGTTCCATTGCATAATGGAAATTTAAAGGCCGGGTCTACATATGATTGGAAGGATTTGACAGACGAGGTTACCCAAAAGGCCAGAGAAGAAATCGAGCATAAACTAAAAGATCTTGTAAGTTTTGATTTTGAATATGTAAGACAGGAAGCGGGAATTCGGCCATCTACAAGCGACCGAAGACCAATATTAGGATTACATCCCAAATACCCTGAGCTGACAATATTTAATGGCTTAGGAACAAAGGGGATAAGTTTGGCACCATATTTTGCAGAGCAGTTATTTTCTTTTTTAGAAGAAAATAAACCTCTGGATAATGAAGTTAATATATCTAGGTTTGAATCATTCTTTTACCGCCATTGA
- a CDS encoding PD40 domain-containing protein — MRFIYIWFLSLSLISAAYSQAYIDQFGKNRIQYKSFKWRVFTTHNFEIFYNEGDMELAQSAGRYAEEELERVIELIGFTPYDRIRMIVYTSPQKSEQSNIGLGEDLVVVGGNTSFVKSRIEVSYKGSQVDFKKEITYGITKILLNVMMYGGSLKDVVQSSYLLSLPEWYIRGLAAYVAYGNSPYMNSHVRGALEKKKYKVPAALTGREAELAGHGIWNYIVEKYGLYTVPNLLNLTRIVRNEEAAIESTLGIPYSIFLAEFRNFYLGINNNLKKEYKEPQEDKYLRLNSSKKNALSAVKVNSKGNRMAFVKFQDGKYNLFAVEITDKGKKDSKSIRKGGTRSAQRDFDTHNPTFAWKSEDELAFIYTKSDKTYLEIHNLKTRDKVKKKITYFKHVFDFAFSEDGTAIIFSADKDGQTDLFLMDNARGGMKQITNDIFDDLSPSFYGTTRDIIFASNRSSDTLVLPKKEIYKPLEQYSLFKFNGSNKLVRLTNDINVIQPVFVKSSNSVLFISDDDKIDNLYSLNLTDKKLSRKSAFLYNIKSFHISSANNNLVTINRIGGKERAYFFPHYNLDSVFTRLETPSSEIEEKSDDKITRSEKQEFEFNSKEKVKEINLDEFRFESDLKDTTNKGRIAGAPLRQEPADTINKNQLQKKTSFLGPYPYRNFFGIDNVISTILIDPLRGLGILLEGQMSDVLGNHRINVGAFGVADLKTNNIFGEYIYLKKRVDLKVRYDRKNLFASNESTSSQIYTLNRLAFTASYPFSVYSRLSVSPFAAFTRRSVTEMTSKDITQGYQGLNLSFVYDNTIKLGLNMIEGTRFILSAEQYVANGSSANNFGKINLDLRRYQRIYKEIVLAARVAGGAFTGNAKKNFLLGGMDNWLFNSTDNSSPNSPLAISQFKNNSDLLFIEYSMPMRGFIYNSQFGSRYVLMNAELRIPFRAIYRQPISSSFLRNFQLVAFTDAGSAWTGDTPFSKDNSINTTVAGGNGNPFTAEVRNYVNPFLVGYGFGARTLLLGYYVKVDVAWGVKNNVVQTPLFYFTFGYDF, encoded by the coding sequence ATGCGTTTTATTTATATCTGGTTCCTCTCATTGTCTTTAATATCAGCTGCGTATTCTCAGGCTTACATAGATCAGTTTGGTAAAAACAGAATCCAATATAAAAGCTTTAAGTGGAGAGTTTTTACAACTCACAATTTTGAAATATTCTATAACGAGGGGGATATGGAGCTTGCTCAGAGCGCCGGAAGGTATGCAGAAGAGGAGCTGGAAAGAGTAATCGAGCTTATTGGCTTTACCCCATATGATCGAATCAGAATGATTGTTTACACTTCTCCTCAAAAGAGTGAGCAGAGCAATATTGGTCTGGGAGAAGATCTTGTCGTAGTTGGTGGAAATACAAGCTTTGTCAAATCTCGCATTGAAGTATCTTACAAAGGAAGTCAGGTAGATTTTAAAAAGGAGATTACATATGGCATTACGAAGATACTTCTGAATGTAATGATGTATGGTGGTAGTCTTAAAGATGTAGTTCAGAGTTCTTATTTGCTTTCATTGCCCGAATGGTACATCAGAGGACTAGCAGCTTATGTAGCTTATGGTAACTCTCCTTACATGAATTCTCATGTGAGAGGAGCATTGGAGAAAAAAAAGTATAAAGTCCCTGCGGCTTTAACAGGAAGAGAAGCTGAACTTGCTGGTCATGGTATCTGGAATTATATAGTTGAAAAGTACGGCCTTTATACTGTACCTAATCTGTTAAACTTAACCCGTATTGTAAGAAATGAAGAAGCAGCTATAGAGAGTACTCTTGGGATTCCATATTCAATTTTTTTAGCTGAATTCAGAAACTTTTACCTGGGTATAAATAATAATCTGAAAAAAGAATATAAAGAGCCACAGGAGGATAAATATTTAAGGTTAAATTCTTCTAAAAAGAATGCTTTAAGTGCTGTGAAGGTAAATTCTAAGGGGAATAGAATGGCATTTGTTAAGTTTCAGGATGGAAAATATAATTTGTTTGCGGTAGAGATAACGGATAAAGGAAAAAAAGATTCAAAATCAATAAGAAAAGGTGGTACCAGAAGCGCTCAACGTGATTTTGATACCCACAATCCTACCTTTGCATGGAAATCAGAAGATGAACTAGCATTTATCTATACAAAAAGTGACAAGACATATTTGGAAATTCACAATTTGAAAACAAGAGATAAGGTAAAAAAGAAGATAACTTATTTCAAACATGTTTTTGATTTTGCTTTTTCGGAGGATGGTACTGCAATTATATTCAGTGCGGATAAAGACGGGCAGACAGATTTGTTCTTAATGGATAACGCTCGTGGGGGCATGAAGCAAATTACCAATGACATTTTCGACGATCTTTCTCCATCCTTTTATGGGACAACCAGAGACATCATATTCGCTTCCAACAGGAGTTCTGATACACTTGTTCTTCCCAAAAAGGAAATCTATAAACCATTGGAGCAATATTCTTTATTTAAGTTTAATGGAAGTAATAAACTAGTGAGGCTTACAAACGATATCAATGTTATCCAACCTGTATTCGTAAAGTCTTCAAATTCTGTTTTATTCATTTCGGATGATGATAAAATTGATAATTTATACAGCCTGAACCTAACTGATAAAAAGCTTTCCAGGAAATCTGCTTTTTTATATAATATTAAATCTTTCCATATATCAAGTGCGAATAATAACCTGGTCACTATAAATAGGATTGGAGGAAAAGAAAGAGCTTACTTTTTCCCTCACTACAACCTTGATTCTGTTTTTACAAGATTGGAAACCCCTTCTTCTGAGATTGAAGAGAAATCTGACGATAAGATAACCAGATCAGAGAAGCAAGAATTTGAATTCAATTCAAAAGAAAAGGTTAAAGAAATAAATCTGGATGAGTTCCGATTTGAGTCTGATTTGAAGGATACCACAAATAAAGGCAGGATAGCCGGGGCACCTTTAAGGCAAGAACCTGCTGATACAATTAATAAAAATCAGTTACAGAAAAAAACATCATTCCTTGGACCATATCCATATAGAAACTTCTTTGGAATCGATAATGTCATTTCCACAATTCTTATTGATCCTTTAAGAGGATTAGGAATATTACTGGAGGGACAAATGTCTGATGTGCTTGGTAATCATAGAATAAACGTCGGAGCTTTTGGTGTTGCTGATTTAAAAACCAATAACATATTCGGAGAATATATTTACCTAAAGAAAAGGGTTGATCTCAAAGTCAGGTACGATAGAAAAAATCTTTTTGCTTCAAATGAGTCAACGTCTTCTCAGATATATACTTTGAATAGATTGGCGTTTACTGCATCCTATCCGTTTTCTGTATACTCCCGGTTAAGTGTTAGTCCTTTTGCTGCTTTTACTCGAAGATCTGTTACCGAAATGACCTCTAAAGATATCACACAAGGATATCAGGGACTTAATCTCAGCTTTGTTTACGATAATACAATAAAGCTTGGGTTGAATATGATTGAAGGAACAAGATTTATTCTTAGCGCAGAGCAGTATGTAGCAAACGGCTCCTCTGCCAACAACTTTGGAAAAATCAATCTTGACCTCAGACGGTATCAAAGAATTTATAAAGAAATTGTTCTGGCGGCACGTGTCGCTGGTGGCGCCTTTACTGGTAATGCTAAGAAAAACTTTTTGCTTGGAGGAATGGATAACTGGTTGTTTAACTCAACCGATAATTCCTCTCCTAACAGCCCTTTAGCGATATCTCAGTTTAAGAACAATTCTGATTTACTTTTCATTGAGTACTCAATGCCAATGAGAGGTTTTATATATAATTCACAGTTTGGGTCGCGCTATGTGCTGATGAATGCAGAACTCCGCATTCCATTTAGAGCAATTTACAGACAACCAATCTCTTCTTCATTTTTAAGAAATTTTCAATTAGTAGCCTTTACCGACGCTGGATCTGCCTGGACAGGCGATACACCTTTCAGTAAAGATAATAGTATTAACACCACCGTTGCTGGAGGAAATGGCAACCCATTTACGGCAGAAGTAAGGAACTATGTGAATCCATTCCTGGTAGGGTATGGATTTGGCGCAAGAACGTTATTGTTGGGATATTATGTAAAAGTAGATGTAGCATGGGGAGTCAAAAATAACGTGGTGCAAACTCCATTATTCTATTTCACTTTTGGATACGATTTTTAA